A genomic stretch from Setaria viridis chromosome 1, Setaria_viridis_v4.0, whole genome shotgun sequence includes:
- the LOC117838851 gene encoding uncharacterized protein has translation MEPRAAIHRSVALILLAAIFAAAASSASAIGDKCAACKAVAAELEIGISSEKPRNHLDLRNRLNSKGQREGKVIDYRVSELRVVELLDDLCDKMQDYTLQKLESGGKGWVKVTDWNSFQTEKKAAARAHSKNLSTFCGRLLEETEDELSEWIKTSSSESESVSKALCEDISKHCRSTSATIQIDDEL, from the exons ATGGAGCCGAGAGCTGCAATCCACAGATCCGTCGCCCTCATACTCCTCGCCGCCATCttcgcggcggccgcctcctccgcatCCGCCATCGGGGACAAGTGCGCCGCCTGCAAGGCCGTTGCT GCGGAGCTAGAGATTGGAATTTCGAGT GAGAAACCAAGAAATCACTTGGACTTGCGCAACCGCTTGAATTCTAAAGGTCAGAGGGAAGGGAAGGTCATTGACTACAG AGTCAGTGAGCTTCGGGTTGTAGAACTTCTGGATGACCTGTGCGATAAGATGCAAGATTATACCTTGCAGAAG tTGGAATCAGGTGGAAAAGGATGGGTGAAAGTAACAGATTGGAACAGCTTTCAAACTG AAAAGAAGGCAGCAGCACGAGCACATTCCAAAAATCTGTCCACCTTCTGTGGAAG GTTACTTGAGGAAACAGAGGATGAG CTCTCTGAGTGGATAAAAACAAGCTCCTCAGAATCGGAAAGTGTGAGCAAGGCCCTTTGTGAAGATATTAGCAAACACTGTCGGTCCACAAG TGCTACCATCCAGATCGATGATGAACTATAA